A window of the bacterium genome harbors these coding sequences:
- a CDS encoding type 1 glutamine amidotransferase, protein MIRHTHESLGRLAERLEHAGMEWEEIIVIDGDPLPPADDVDVLVMTGGRMGAYDTEEFPYLVDEMRLVRELVVRDVPVLVICLGAQLLAAALGGKAYLADRPEVGAVPVKLTEAGYQHPVVSKVAGRRVFEMHQDTFDLPPGSVLLARSDRYPQAFELGSALAIQFHPEAHNSAANKWANHGARWMVERAGSNPEEFTAGMEDARAELNEGSYQLFDAWIAGLGE, encoded by the coding sequence GTGATCAGGCACACCCACGAGTCCCTGGGCAGGCTGGCCGAGCGCCTGGAGCATGCCGGGATGGAGTGGGAGGAGATCATTGTGATCGACGGGGACCCGCTCCCGCCGGCCGACGACGTGGACGTCCTGGTGATGACGGGCGGCCGCATGGGCGCCTACGACACGGAAGAGTTTCCCTACCTGGTCGACGAGATGCGCCTGGTGCGCGAGCTGGTGGTGCGGGACGTTCCCGTGCTGGTGATATGCCTCGGCGCGCAACTGCTGGCCGCCGCACTGGGGGGTAAGGCCTATCTGGCCGACCGTCCCGAGGTCGGCGCGGTCCCGGTGAAGCTCACCGAAGCCGGTTACCAACACCCGGTGGTGTCGAAGGTGGCCGGACGGAGGGTGTTCGAGATGCACCAGGACACGTTCGACCTGCCTCCCGGCAGCGTGCTGCTGGCCCGGTCCGACCGGTATCCCCAAGCCTTCGAACTGGGGTCGGCGCTGGCCATCCAGTTCCATCCCGAGGCCCACAACTCCGCGGCCAACAAGTGGGCCAACCACGGCGCCCGCTGGATGGTGGAGCGGGCGGGCAGCAACCCCGAGGAGTTCACAGCCGGCATGGAGGACGCCCGGGCGGAGCTGAACGAGGGTTCCTACCAGCTGTTCGACGCGTGGATCGCCGGCCTGGGCGAGTAA